A single genomic interval of Alteromonas sp. CI.11.F.A3 harbors:
- the panC gene encoding pantoate--beta-alanine ligase, giving the protein MKVVDDIASLRKLTTEWKFSGSTVGFVPTMGNLHNGHLKLVKRAKANNSRVVVSIFVNPMQFGVNEDLDAYPRTIKEDKAKLIEAGVDAVFLPSVSDMYPGGVEHQTVVEVPDISDILCGASRPGHFRGVATVVSKLFNMVHPHDAFFGEKDFQQLQVIRTMVRDLSMGVNIHGIPTERDVSGLALSSRNGYLTDEQRHTAATIYSEMKSLKARIEAGERNYVALAADLADILTDSGFNNDYVHIVNAESLKPAKQTDKHLVILVAAFLGNTRLIDNLQIKL; this is encoded by the coding sequence ATGAAGGTTGTTGACGACATTGCGTCATTACGAAAACTAACTACTGAATGGAAATTCAGTGGCAGCACCGTTGGGTTTGTTCCTACAATGGGAAACCTGCACAATGGGCACTTAAAACTCGTTAAACGCGCCAAGGCAAACAACTCCCGTGTCGTGGTGAGTATTTTTGTTAACCCTATGCAATTTGGTGTCAACGAAGATTTAGACGCATACCCGCGCACGATTAAAGAAGATAAAGCCAAGCTTATTGAAGCAGGTGTTGATGCCGTATTTTTACCCAGCGTTAGCGATATGTATCCCGGCGGTGTTGAGCATCAAACAGTAGTAGAAGTACCCGATATTTCGGATATTCTATGTGGTGCAAGTCGTCCAGGGCATTTTCGCGGTGTAGCGACGGTAGTGAGCAAACTGTTTAACATGGTTCACCCTCACGATGCTTTTTTCGGTGAAAAAGACTTTCAGCAGTTACAGGTAATTCGCACCATGGTGCGCGACCTTTCTATGGGCGTGAACATTCATGGCATTCCTACAGAGCGTGATGTATCTGGCTTAGCCTTGAGCTCTCGTAACGGTTACTTGACTGATGAGCAACGTCATACTGCAGCAACTATTTACAGTGAAATGAAATCACTAAAAGCACGCATAGAAGCGGGTGAAAGAAATTATGTAGCGTTAGCGGCGGACCTTGCAGATATCCTAACCGACTCAGGCTTTAACAATGACTATGTACATATAGTTAACGCCGAAAGTCTAAAACCTGCGAAACAAACCGACAAACACTTGGTTATTTTGGTGGCCGCTTTTCTGGGTAATACCCGTCTTATCGATAACCTCCAAATTAAATTATAG
- a CDS encoding ABC transporter permease: MNSQTNTQSDEKIGWFKQNYVALTTIWIKECTRFLRIWIQTLVPPAITMSLYFVIFGSLIGNRIGEMGGFSYMEFIVPGLIMMSVITNSYANVSSSFFSAKFQRNIEELLVSPVPTSVIILGFVGGGVARAVLIGIIVTLVSLFFVDVQIHHIGIIILTVLLTSSLFSTAGLINAIFAKTFDDISVVPTFVLTPLTYLGGVFYSLSLLPEFWQWVSKANPVVYMVNGFRYGFLGVSDVDVTLSLTLLVGFNIVLFAVAYYLLKTGKGIRS, encoded by the coding sequence ATGAATTCACAGACAAACACACAGTCTGACGAAAAGATTGGCTGGTTCAAACAAAACTATGTGGCGCTAACCACCATTTGGATAAAAGAGTGCACTCGCTTTTTACGCATTTGGATCCAAACCTTAGTGCCACCCGCTATTACCATGAGCTTGTATTTCGTGATATTTGGCAGCCTTATCGGTAACCGAATAGGCGAAATGGGCGGGTTTTCTTACATGGAGTTTATCGTTCCAGGTTTGATCATGATGTCGGTCATTACCAACTCATACGCAAATGTATCCTCGTCTTTTTTCAGTGCTAAGTTTCAGCGCAATATTGAAGAGTTACTGGTTTCTCCGGTGCCCACATCGGTGATCATTTTAGGTTTTGTTGGGGGCGGTGTAGCAAGAGCAGTGCTAATTGGCATTATTGTTACCTTGGTATCGCTGTTCTTTGTTGATGTGCAAATACACCACATTGGTATCATTATTCTTACGGTACTACTTACCTCATCACTGTTTTCTACCGCAGGGTTAATTAACGCTATTTTTGCTAAAACTTTCGATGACATTAGTGTTGTACCCACTTTCGTTTTAACACCGTTAACCTACCTTGGTGGCGTATTCTACTCACTCAGCTTACTACCAGAGTTTTGGCAGTGGGTGAGCAAGGCCAACCCTGTTGTGTATATGGTGAATGGTTTCCGCTACGGATTCTTAGGTGTTTCAGATGTTGACGTTACCTTATCGTTAACATTATTGGTGGGCTTCAATATTGTGCTGTTTGCTGTTGCTTATTACCTGCTTAAAACGGGCAAAGGAATACGTAGTTAA
- a CDS encoding ABC transporter ATP-binding protein — translation MKALDISGLTKTYKGGVQALKGVDLTVDKGDFFALLGPNGAGKSTTIGIISSLVNQTDGKVSIFGYDLHTQKEQAKACIGLVPQEFNFNQFETVMQIVLNQAGYYGVPRSIAKERAQKYLAQLDLWEKRDARARELSGGMKRRLMIARALMHEPRLLILDEPTAGVDIEIRRSMWGFLEEINRQGITIILTTHYLEEAEMLCRNIAIINKGTIVENTSMKALLSKLNTETFVLDINLGQQKPLLSGYESRLLDDHTLEVDVEKAEGLNPVFAQLTEQGIQVLSMRNKSNRLEELFVRLVETAKAEG, via the coding sequence ATGAAAGCGTTGGATATATCAGGCTTAACCAAAACCTATAAAGGTGGCGTACAGGCGCTTAAAGGCGTCGATCTCACTGTTGATAAAGGGGATTTTTTCGCCCTGCTTGGCCCCAATGGTGCGGGTAAATCTACCACCATCGGTATTATTAGCTCTTTAGTTAATCAAACCGATGGCAAGGTATCGATTTTTGGTTACGACCTTCATACTCAAAAAGAGCAAGCCAAAGCGTGTATTGGCCTAGTGCCACAGGAATTCAACTTCAATCAGTTCGAAACCGTGATGCAAATTGTGCTCAACCAAGCCGGTTATTACGGTGTGCCACGAAGCATAGCGAAAGAACGTGCACAGAAGTATTTAGCCCAGCTCGATTTGTGGGAAAAACGTGATGCTCGAGCTCGTGAACTATCAGGCGGTATGAAGCGCAGACTAATGATTGCTCGTGCCCTTATGCACGAGCCTCGTCTATTGATACTTGATGAGCCTACCGCTGGCGTAGATATAGAAATTCGCCGTTCAATGTGGGGCTTCTTAGAAGAGATTAACCGCCAAGGTATTACCATTATTTTAACGACGCATTATCTGGAAGAGGCCGAAATGCTGTGCCGCAATATTGCCATTATTAACAAAGGCACCATTGTGGAAAACACCAGTATGAAGGCGCTATTGTCGAAATTGAATACAGAAACGTTTGTGTTGGATATCAACCTTGGGCAGCAAAAGCCGCTTTTAAGCGGTTACGAAAGTCGTTTACTTGACGACCATACGTTGGAAGTTGATGTGGAAAAGGCAGAAGGCTTAAACCCGGTTTTTGCTCAATTAACCGAGCAAGGCATTCAAGTTCTGAGTATGCGTAATAAATCAAACCGATTAGAAGAGCTGTTTGTACGTTTGGTTGAAACGGCAAAGGCAGAGGGTTAA
- the panB gene encoding 3-methyl-2-oxobutanoate hydroxymethyltransferase — MKKITVSGLLKKKQAGEKITSLTAYDASFAKMFDEQGIDALLIGDSLGMVLQGESDTLPVTIEDIEYHTRSVRRGTERAFVLADMPFMSYATPEQTYANAGKLMAAGASMIKMEGGSWLCETIQGLNLRGVPVCGHLGLTPQSVHVFGGFKIQGREADKAEKLLAEAKALEAAGIQLLVLECVPSSLGKAVSEALTIPVIGIGAGNDTDGQILVMHDMFGISANYMPKFSKNYLAETGDMRKAVQQYIAEVQSGAFPSPEHSFE; from the coding sequence ATGAAGAAAATTACCGTTTCTGGCTTGCTTAAAAAGAAGCAAGCTGGCGAAAAAATTACCTCACTAACAGCTTACGATGCCAGCTTTGCAAAAATGTTTGATGAGCAAGGTATTGATGCACTGCTGATTGGCGATTCGCTCGGCATGGTGCTTCAGGGAGAAAGCGACACCTTACCGGTAACGATTGAAGACATTGAATATCATACCCGTAGCGTAAGACGAGGTACAGAACGTGCCTTCGTATTAGCTGATATGCCGTTTATGTCCTACGCCACCCCAGAACAAACGTATGCGAACGCGGGCAAACTTATGGCTGCTGGTGCAAGCATGATTAAAATGGAAGGTGGAAGCTGGTTATGCGAGACCATTCAGGGTTTGAATTTGCGCGGCGTGCCTGTATGTGGTCATTTAGGGCTCACGCCTCAATCGGTACATGTGTTTGGTGGATTTAAAATACAGGGCCGCGAGGCAGACAAAGCAGAAAAACTGCTAGCAGAAGCTAAAGCGCTTGAAGCGGCAGGTATTCAGCTACTTGTGCTAGAGTGCGTACCGTCTTCATTAGGTAAGGCCGTAAGCGAAGCGCTAACCATACCAGTAATTGGTATTGGCGCAGGAAACGATACAGATGGCCAGATACTGGTGATGCATGACATGTTTGGTATTAGCGCCAATTACATGCCGAAGTTTTCAAAAAACTACCTTGCCGAGACGGGCGATATGCGCAAGGCAGTTCAGCAGTATATTGCAGAAGTACAAAGTGGTGCATTCCCGTCCCCCGAGCACAGCTTTGAGTAA
- the panP gene encoding pyridoxal-dependent aspartate 1-decarboxylase PanP, translated as MGEAQVSLEHLFRVFTKPEHKDSKMAQIEQHLSDNILDFLSQHVVTKKTSLEEIEKDFSDSKVPESPEFVSTHAESLLDKLVAHSVNTYSPTFIGHMTSALPYFHLPLSKLMVGLNQNLVKIETSKAFTPLERQVLGMMHNLVYDESKDFYDNHLHSAKRSLGAFCSGGTIANITALWVARNKILGPQEGFAGVAKAGLAAAYRFHDINHLGVMCSKRGHYSLSKAVDALGLGRDQLLSLPAPNQTLDPEKALAAGKRYQEEGNKLLAIVGVGGTTETGHVDPLHELADVAKELGCWFHVDAAWGGATLFSSQYKHRLKGIERADSVTIDAHKQMYVPMGAGMALFKNPEDANAVRHHAQYILRAGSKDLGATTLEGSRNGMAMMVYSAMHIFGRRGYELLIDRSIEKAGTFADMIAKHPDFELTTSPTLSLLTYRVCPAGLQEKLKHADEATKDKINEKLDRLTVIVQKQQREAGKSFVSRTRLEAPEYPTNCITVFRVVLANPLTSTQDLRNILEEQHTIATKTKLYKELVKMIETIPAA; from the coding sequence GTGGGTGAAGCGCAAGTTAGTCTAGAGCACTTGTTTAGGGTCTTTACCAAGCCTGAACACAAAGACTCAAAGATGGCTCAAATTGAACAGCATTTATCTGACAATATCTTAGATTTTTTGTCGCAGCACGTTGTTACCAAAAAAACTTCGCTAGAAGAAATTGAGAAAGATTTTAGTGATTCAAAAGTTCCTGAATCGCCAGAGTTTGTGTCAACCCATGCTGAAAGCTTGCTAGATAAACTGGTTGCCCATTCGGTAAATACCTATTCGCCTACGTTTATCGGTCATATGACCTCTGCACTACCGTATTTTCATTTACCCCTGTCTAAGTTGATGGTGGGGCTTAATCAGAACCTGGTGAAAATTGAAACCTCTAAGGCCTTCACGCCTCTTGAGCGTCAAGTGCTAGGTATGATGCATAACCTTGTTTATGACGAATCGAAAGACTTCTACGACAATCACTTACACAGTGCTAAGCGTTCTTTAGGCGCCTTTTGTTCCGGTGGTACTATTGCCAATATTACCGCCTTGTGGGTAGCGAGAAATAAAATTTTGGGTCCGCAAGAGGGGTTTGCTGGTGTAGCAAAAGCAGGGCTGGCTGCGGCTTATCGTTTCCACGATATTAATCATCTTGGTGTTATGTGCAGTAAGCGTGGGCATTACTCCTTATCAAAAGCGGTTGATGCCTTAGGCTTAGGCCGCGATCAATTATTATCATTACCTGCACCGAATCAAACCCTCGACCCTGAAAAAGCGCTCGCCGCAGGTAAACGCTATCAGGAAGAAGGTAACAAGTTATTGGCCATTGTTGGCGTTGGTGGTACTACTGAAACTGGGCATGTCGACCCGCTTCATGAATTGGCTGACGTAGCTAAAGAGCTAGGTTGCTGGTTCCATGTGGATGCTGCATGGGGCGGGGCAACCTTGTTTTCATCGCAATATAAACATCGCTTAAAAGGCATAGAGCGTGCCGACTCGGTCACAATTGATGCCCATAAACAAATGTACGTGCCAATGGGTGCAGGTATGGCGTTATTCAAAAACCCTGAAGATGCCAATGCAGTGCGCCATCATGCACAATACATATTGCGTGCGGGCTCTAAAGATTTAGGTGCGACTACCCTTGAAGGCTCGCGTAACGGTATGGCCATGATGGTGTATTCTGCCATGCATATCTTTGGGCGCAGAGGCTATGAGCTGTTAATCGACAGAAGCATCGAAAAAGCGGGCACCTTTGCCGATATGATTGCGAAGCACCCAGACTTTGAACTGACCACATCGCCTACACTATCATTGCTGACTTATCGCGTTTGTCCAGCTGGCCTGCAAGAAAAGCTTAAACATGCAGATGAAGCCACTAAAGATAAGATTAACGAGAAGCTTGATAGGCTGACTGTAATTGTACAGAAGCAGCAACGGGAGGCGGGGAAGTCTTTTGTCTCTCGTACACGCTTGGAGGCGCCAGAATACCCCACCAACTGTATTACTGTGTTCAGAGTGGTGTTAGCAAATCCTCTTACCAGCACCCAAGACTTGCGTAATATTCTTGAAGAGCAACATACTATTGCTACGAAAACGAAGTTGTATAAAGAATTGGTGAAGATGATAGAGACAATACCTGCGGCGTAA
- the folK gene encoding 2-amino-4-hydroxy-6-hydroxymethyldihydropteridine diphosphokinase, with translation MHKEHVYIGIGSNLGDPVQHVEDAFIALGLLEGTRVLTCSSLYSSKPMGPQDQPDYINAVCLIETTLEPHKLLGELQRTEHDFGRERKGQRWGARTLDLDILLYGSQTISAPDLTVPHIGMSEREFVLVPLFEIAQSMVMPDGKPISHWVAKCSLDGLKRLRASI, from the coding sequence ATGCATAAAGAGCACGTCTATATTGGTATTGGTAGTAATTTGGGCGACCCTGTACAACACGTTGAAGATGCTTTTATCGCATTAGGTTTACTTGAAGGCACTCGCGTACTTACCTGTTCGTCGCTGTATTCCAGTAAGCCCATGGGGCCGCAAGACCAACCCGATTATATTAACGCAGTATGCTTGATTGAAACGACCCTAGAGCCTCATAAGCTACTTGGTGAGTTACAGCGAACTGAGCATGACTTTGGCCGAGAACGTAAAGGACAACGCTGGGGCGCGAGAACCCTAGATTTGGACATATTACTTTACGGCAGCCAAACTATTTCTGCGCCTGATCTTACCGTGCCACATATTGGCATGTCTGAACGGGAATTTGTGTTAGTTCCTCTGTTTGAAATAGCCCAATCTATGGTTATGCCCGACGGAAAACCTATTTCACACTGGGTTGCTAAGTGCTCGCTTGATGGTCTTAAACGCCTGCGCGCTTCCATTTAG
- a CDS encoding EAL domain-containing protein: protein MPIRAVSETVSINNIVPYFQPIMDLRSKRVWRYECLARLITAEDKTFLPSEFLYLIEREQHVKALTEAMFCQSARYFRHVQVPWSINISARDLLNENLTNTLLSHLIDYPNPERVSIEISAASALTHPELMQAFVERSAEAGLGVFLDNVGENPGNINAILNMPIKGIKLAGGLISHYEQDDAVQDYVDNLLALCQTRAISVVAEHIETDLLLESVNKLPIQYAQGYVFSPPQPNTPHH from the coding sequence GTGCCAATAAGAGCCGTAAGTGAAACCGTTTCTATCAATAATATCGTTCCCTACTTCCAACCTATCATGGATTTAAGGTCTAAACGTGTATGGCGTTACGAGTGCTTGGCTCGTTTAATTACCGCTGAAGACAAAACCTTCTTACCCAGTGAATTTCTCTACTTAATTGAACGCGAGCAACACGTTAAAGCACTTACCGAAGCTATGTTCTGCCAAAGTGCTCGTTACTTTCGCCATGTACAAGTGCCGTGGAGCATTAATATTAGCGCGCGAGATTTACTTAACGAAAACCTGACCAACACGCTTCTTTCCCATTTAATAGACTACCCAAACCCAGAAAGGGTCAGCATTGAGATAAGTGCCGCCAGTGCATTAACCCACCCAGAGCTAATGCAAGCGTTTGTTGAAAGAAGCGCCGAGGCAGGACTTGGGGTTTTCTTAGATAACGTGGGTGAAAACCCAGGCAATATTAATGCAATATTGAATATGCCGATTAAGGGCATCAAATTAGCCGGTGGTTTGATAAGCCACTATGAACAAGATGATGCAGTGCAAGATTACGTCGATAATTTGCTCGCACTATGCCAAACGCGCGCAATTAGCGTGGTAGCAGAACATATTGAAACGGATTTATTGCTTGAAAGCGTGAATAAGCTGCCCATTCAGTATGCACAAGGCTATGTCTTTAGCCCTCCACAACCGAATACCCCACATCACTAG
- the trmB gene encoding tRNA (guanine(46)-N(7))-methyltransferase TrmB has product MASGNSRSITTNQEGVHEKLDDLVKRYKSSENQRPIGEHTLLAFNEATEWLDGFTGDIILDSCCGVGESTANIAKANPECRVIGLDKSAQRVDKHQHYCAGQDNYRVIRADVNDFWRLVHRANWKVIQHCLFYPNPYPKKAQVQKRWHGSAAMADLMAITPNIEVRSNWLVYLMEFSQAATHYGLMSDLTEITSDNAMTPFERKYRASGQHCWSLKCYSEEAEGGA; this is encoded by the coding sequence ATGGCAAGTGGGAATTCTAGAAGCATCACTACGAATCAAGAAGGTGTGCACGAAAAACTCGATGACTTAGTAAAGCGTTATAAGTCATCAGAAAACCAGCGTCCTATTGGCGAGCACACGCTGCTCGCCTTTAACGAAGCAACCGAATGGCTTGATGGGTTTACTGGCGATATTATATTGGACTCTTGCTGCGGCGTGGGTGAAAGCACAGCAAATATTGCTAAGGCGAACCCTGAGTGCCGTGTTATTGGATTAGATAAATCGGCGCAGCGGGTGGATAAGCATCAGCATTATTGTGCTGGGCAAGATAATTATCGGGTTATCCGCGCTGATGTGAATGACTTTTGGCGATTGGTTCACAGGGCCAATTGGAAGGTGATCCAGCATTGCTTGTTCTATCCAAACCCGTATCCGAAGAAAGCCCAGGTGCAAAAACGCTGGCACGGTAGTGCAGCCATGGCAGACTTAATGGCCATTACCCCCAATATTGAAGTGCGTAGTAATTGGTTAGTTTACTTAATGGAATTTTCTCAAGCCGCTACGCATTATGGTTTGATGTCTGATTTGACTGAAATCACGTCTGATAACGCCATGACCCCTTTTGAACGCAAATATCGCGCTAGCGGGCAACACTGCTGGTCGCTTAAGTGCTATTCAGAAGAGGCCGAAGGGGGCGCGTAG